From one Chryseobacterium sp. 3008163 genomic stretch:
- a CDS encoding glycosyltransferase family 1 protein: MKEIEDVTAYYLKNSSDLDHLSVHASSKIESAKLLQNEVQKNYDIIMLHVHPDETIPSIVFSQKSITTPVCLVNHADHTFWLGTSIADLVLQIRESNILLDSKRRGIPVERQVFLPIPIENLLTENNDATKKNDQILQLLSTGTPYKYNPNSSYNFLKEAYRIVEENPNVIFNVVGIDQESDYGKEYRHERLVLHGIIPAQALAEIEKNTAIYVEGFPMASFTALLQAALQNIPFALHYNPLPLFKLFSDRIDDGIVYPDNLEEWHQNVKNLIRDQQYRNNIGKRQHQYILNNFSIKVWKSRVKEIYLLTEKVNHSFHPPSKDTYYDGDNEKLLAALDNRTLPHFSFTQKLSLGGKYFVYQMSKHKNPYALYLNPTKVFKYFIFKK; this comes from the coding sequence GTGAAAGAAATTGAAGATGTAACTGCATATTATCTCAAAAATTCATCAGACTTAGATCATCTCAGTGTACATGCATCGTCTAAAATAGAATCTGCAAAACTTTTACAAAACGAAGTGCAGAAAAATTATGACATCATCATGCTCCACGTTCATCCGGATGAGACCATACCAAGTATTGTTTTTTCTCAGAAATCAATAACGACACCTGTTTGCTTGGTCAATCATGCAGACCATACCTTTTGGCTGGGTACATCTATTGCAGATCTTGTATTGCAGATCAGGGAATCGAATATTTTACTAGACTCGAAAAGACGCGGAATACCGGTAGAACGACAAGTTTTTCTTCCGATTCCTATAGAAAATCTGCTGACCGAAAATAATGATGCTACAAAAAAGAACGACCAGATTTTGCAGCTTTTAAGCACCGGCACACCTTATAAATACAACCCCAATTCCTCCTATAACTTCCTGAAAGAAGCCTACAGAATTGTTGAAGAAAATCCGAACGTTATTTTTAATGTTGTAGGAATAGATCAAGAGTCAGATTATGGTAAAGAATACCGACATGAAAGACTTGTATTACACGGAATTATCCCTGCACAAGCATTAGCAGAAATAGAAAAAAATACAGCTATTTATGTAGAAGGTTTTCCTATGGCATCCTTCACAGCGCTTTTACAAGCGGCTCTGCAGAACATTCCATTTGCACTCCATTACAATCCGCTGCCTTTGTTCAAACTGTTTAGTGACCGTATTGATGATGGAATTGTATATCCTGACAATTTAGAAGAATGGCATCAGAATGTGAAAAATCTGATTAGAGATCAACAATACAGAAATAATATCGGTAAAAGACAGCATCAGTATATTCTCAACAATTTTAGCATTAAAGTATGGAAGTCTCGAGTGAAAGAAATTTACCTTCTCACAGAAAAAGTCAACCATTCTTTTCACCCACCCTCAAAAGACACCTATTATGATGGAGATAATGAAAAACTACTTGCCGCTTTAGACAACCGTACATTGCCTCATTTCAGTTTTACACAAAAGCTTTCTTTAGGTGGGAAATATTTTGTTTACCAAATGTCAAAACATAAAAACCCTTATGCACTTTATCTGAACCCCACTAAAGTATTTAAATATTTTATTTTTAAAAAATAG
- the nusA gene encoding transcription termination factor NusA has translation MDNIALIESFGDFKDEKGISKIDLMAIIEDSLKTLLRKRFDSDDHFDVIVNPDKGDFQIFLNKTIVEDEMSEDDDLEIEITEAKKIDPTFEVGEDFTMEIPVAQLGRRNVLTLKQILATKLQEHNNAMLYEQFKDKIGEIVTGEIHHIRHKHVILLDDEENEFILPKENQISSDFFKKGENIRAIVESVDFKGSKPQIIISRTAPKFLEKLLELEIPEIQDGTIILKKAVRIPGEKAKIAVDAYDDRIDPVGACVGVKGSRIHGVVRELRNENIDVIQWSNNPEILVKRALGNVTINKIDINEETNYAMVYTPVEEISKVIGKQGQNIRLASWLTGYEIDVYREASEDDDVDLREFNDDIEQWILDEFKKVGLTTAKSVLDKDTESLLKMVDLEEETINDVKNILKAEFED, from the coding sequence ATGGATAATATAGCGTTGATTGAATCCTTTGGTGATTTTAAAGACGAAAAGGGGATCAGTAAGATCGATCTGATGGCAATTATTGAAGATTCTCTGAAAACTCTTTTGAGAAAAAGATTTGATTCTGATGATCACTTTGATGTCATTGTAAACCCTGATAAAGGTGACTTTCAGATTTTCTTGAATAAAACAATTGTTGAAGACGAAATGTCTGAAGATGATGATTTGGAAATCGAAATCACTGAAGCGAAGAAAATCGACCCGACTTTTGAAGTAGGTGAAGATTTTACAATGGAAATTCCGGTGGCTCAATTGGGAAGAAGAAATGTTCTTACCTTAAAGCAAATCTTGGCTACGAAATTGCAGGAGCATAACAATGCAATGCTTTATGAGCAGTTTAAAGATAAAATAGGGGAAATTGTAACGGGAGAAATTCACCACATTCGTCACAAACACGTAATTTTGTTGGATGATGAAGAAAATGAATTTATTTTACCAAAAGAAAATCAAATTTCATCAGACTTTTTCAAGAAAGGTGAAAATATCAGAGCTATTGTAGAATCTGTTGATTTTAAAGGATCTAAACCTCAAATTATCATTTCAAGAACAGCTCCAAAATTCTTGGAGAAATTATTGGAATTAGAAATTCCTGAAATTCAGGACGGAACTATTATCCTTAAAAAAGCAGTAAGAATACCGGGAGAGAAAGCGAAAATCGCTGTTGATGCTTACGATGACAGAATAGATCCAGTAGGAGCTTGTGTCGGAGTAAAAGGATCAAGAATCCACGGGGTGGTAAGAGAATTAAGAAACGAAAATATAGATGTAATTCAGTGGTCAAACAACCCTGAAATATTGGTGAAGAGAGCTTTAGGTAATGTTACCATCAATAAAATTGACATCAACGAAGAGACAAACTACGCAATGGTTTATACTCCTGTTGAAGAGATTTCTAAAGTTATCGGTAAGCAAGGTCAAAACATCAGATTGGCTTCATGGTTGACAGGTTATGAGATTGACGTGTACAGAGAAGCTAGCGAAGATGATGACGTTGATTTGAGAGAATTCAATGACGATATCGAGCAGTGGATTTTGGATGAGTTTAAGAAAGTAGGTCTTACGACTGCAAAATCAGTTCTGGATAAAGATACAGAAAGTCTATTGAAAATGGTTGACTTGGAAGAGGAAACAATCAATGACGTTAAAAATATCTTGAAAGCAGAATTTGAAGATTAA
- a CDS encoding ABC transporter permease, producing MKTVVYTSDKKTHFFQELKAIYHDTKSSNFLAYQMAKRDLQSQYRQSFLGFFWAFMPIITNSLVWIFLSSSGTVNVNADQSIPYIAFVVIGTTLWSIFNETLFIPITSVNGARSLLSKINFPKEALIMSGIYKMIFNLILKLILIAGILVIYGINPGIGILYFPIILAVIIVFSLSLGLLFTPIGLIYTDINKIVSTAVSFMMYITPVVYAIPKQGIFRKLFELNPLTFLFNDARSSLTNMQLENITFSLVLAGLSFIVMLVGMVIFRKSMPIIIEKIGG from the coding sequence TTGAAAACCGTAGTATACACATCTGATAAGAAAACCCATTTTTTCCAAGAGCTGAAAGCCATATATCATGACACCAAGTCATCTAATTTTTTGGCTTACCAAATGGCTAAACGAGATTTACAATCTCAATACCGACAATCATTTTTAGGATTTTTTTGGGCATTTATGCCAATCATCACCAATTCTTTGGTGTGGATATTTCTAAGCAGCTCAGGAACGGTAAACGTCAATGCTGATCAAAGTATTCCGTACATTGCCTTCGTAGTGATAGGAACAACACTTTGGAGTATTTTTAATGAAACGCTTTTCATTCCCATTACATCTGTAAACGGTGCGAGAAGTTTGCTTTCAAAAATCAATTTCCCCAAAGAAGCACTTATCATGTCTGGCATTTACAAAATGATCTTCAATCTTATCCTGAAGCTTATTTTGATAGCCGGAATCCTTGTGATTTATGGCATTAATCCCGGAATAGGAATTCTTTACTTTCCCATAATTTTAGCAGTAATTATTGTTTTCTCATTAAGCTTAGGCTTACTGTTTACACCAATCGGACTTATTTATACAGACATCAACAAGATTGTTTCTACTGCTGTTTCATTTATGATGTACATTACTCCGGTAGTTTATGCCATTCCAAAACAAGGAATTTTCAGAAAACTTTTTGAGCTCAACCCATTGACTTTTCTTTTTAATGACGCCAGAAGCAGCCTGACTAATATGCAGCTTGAAAACATTACCTTTTCATTGGTTTTGGCAGGCCTCAGTTTTATCGTGATGCTCGTGGGAATGGTTATTTTCAGAAAATCAATGCCCATAATAATTGAAAAAATCGGAGGATAA
- a CDS encoding UDP-glucose dehydrogenase family protein, whose product MNITIVGTGYVGLVTGTTLAELGNSVYCVDIDEKKVANMKNGIVPIYEPNLEEMFLRNIQAERLFFTTNLKEALDKSEVIYLALPTPPGEDGSADLSYVLKVANDIGEMMTEYKVIVNKSTVPVGTADRVSEVIASKTQISFDVVSNPEFLREGFAVEDSMNPARVVVGSSSEKAKDIMAQIYQPFTNTGIPIIFMDEKSSELTKYASNSFLAVKITFMNEIANYCEKVGADVDKVRLGMGSDDRIGNRFLFPGIGYGGSCFPKDVKALIRSGKDENFNFQILEATENVNISQKVILVSEIEKYFNGNLEGKTIAVWGLAFKANTDDIREASSLDNIDLLLKKGAKVVAYDTIAEKNVQKILGDKIQYAKTMYEALENADALFIATEWPEFKNPNFKLMAEKMNNKVIFDGRNMYPLETPEQNGFFYKSIGRKTIGK is encoded by the coding sequence TTGAATATAACAATAGTAGGAACAGGCTATGTAGGATTGGTGACAGGAACTACCCTTGCAGAACTTGGAAATTCTGTATACTGTGTTGATATCGATGAAAAGAAAGTAGCGAACATGAAAAACGGCATTGTGCCTATTTATGAGCCGAATCTTGAAGAAATGTTCCTCAGAAACATACAGGCAGAAAGACTTTTTTTCACAACCAATTTAAAAGAAGCTTTAGATAAAAGTGAAGTTATTTACCTCGCATTACCGACACCTCCCGGTGAAGATGGTTCTGCAGACCTCTCTTACGTTTTGAAAGTTGCCAATGACATTGGCGAAATGATGACCGAATATAAGGTTATAGTAAATAAAAGTACCGTTCCTGTAGGAACCGCAGACCGAGTATCTGAAGTCATTGCTTCAAAAACCCAAATTTCTTTCGACGTAGTTTCAAATCCTGAATTTTTGCGTGAAGGCTTTGCCGTTGAAGATTCTATGAATCCTGCGAGAGTGGTTGTAGGATCTAGTTCAGAGAAAGCGAAAGACATTATGGCTCAAATCTACCAGCCATTTACCAATACCGGAATTCCTATTATATTTATGGATGAGAAATCATCTGAATTAACAAAATATGCTTCCAACTCATTCTTAGCGGTTAAAATCACTTTTATGAATGAAATCGCCAACTATTGTGAAAAAGTAGGTGCCGACGTTGATAAAGTAAGACTAGGGATGGGAAGTGACGACAGAATCGGGAACAGATTTTTATTTCCGGGAATCGGATACGGCGGAAGCTGTTTTCCGAAAGATGTGAAAGCATTGATCAGATCCGGAAAAGATGAAAATTTTAATTTCCAGATTTTAGAAGCGACAGAAAATGTCAATATTTCCCAAAAAGTAATTCTGGTTTCAGAAATTGAAAAATACTTTAACGGAAACCTTGAAGGAAAAACAATTGCAGTTTGGGGGCTTGCTTTTAAAGCCAATACAGACGACATCAGAGAGGCCTCTTCTTTAGATAACATTGATTTACTCTTAAAAAAAGGAGCGAAAGTTGTAGCTTACGATACCATTGCTGAGAAAAATGTTCAGAAAATTCTTGGTGACAAAATACAGTATGCAAAAACGATGTACGAAGCTTTGGAAAATGCAGATGCATTATTTATTGCAACGGAATGGCCGGAATTTAAAAATCCAAACTTTAAACTGATGGCTGAGAAAATGAACAATAAGGTTATTTTTGACGGAAGAAATATGTACCCGCTAGAAACACCTGAGCAAAATGGGTTTTTCTATAAATCGATCGGTAGAAAAACGATTGGTAAGTAG
- the rfbB gene encoding dTDP-glucose 4,6-dehydratase, with translation MKNIIITGGAGFIGSHVVREFVKNNPNSTIINLDALTYAGNLENLKDIENEPNYVFEKADITKPEELRKVFEKYNPDAIVHLAAESHVDRSITDPNAFINTNVNGTANLLNLCIEFWTLNPDHTHGRFPNEPRQNLFYHVSTDEVYGSLGETGFFLETTPYDPQSPYSASKAASDHLVRAYGNTYGMPFILSNCSNNYGPNHFPEKLIPLCISNIINEKPLPIYGDGKYTRDWLFVIDHAKAIHQIFNESKTGETYNIGGFNEWQNIDLVKELIKQMDEKLGNPAGHSEKLITYVKDRPGHDKRYAIDATKLNKDLGWKPSVTFEQGLGKTIDWFLDNKEWLENVTSGDYQKYYNEQYN, from the coding sequence ATGAAAAACATCATCATCACAGGCGGAGCAGGATTTATAGGCTCGCACGTTGTAAGAGAGTTCGTTAAAAATAATCCTAATTCAACAATCATCAATCTTGATGCTTTAACGTACGCCGGAAATCTTGAAAATTTAAAAGATATTGAAAACGAACCTAATTATGTTTTCGAAAAAGCAGATATTACAAAACCCGAAGAATTAAGAAAGGTTTTTGAAAAATACAATCCAGACGCCATAGTTCACTTAGCAGCAGAAAGCCATGTTGACAGAAGCATTACAGACCCTAATGCTTTCATCAACACGAATGTAAACGGAACTGCAAATCTTTTGAATCTCTGCATCGAATTCTGGACATTAAACCCTGATCATACTCACGGAAGATTTCCAAATGAGCCGAGACAAAATTTATTTTACCATGTTTCGACAGATGAAGTTTACGGAAGTTTAGGCGAAACAGGATTTTTCCTTGAAACAACTCCTTACGATCCGCAATCTCCGTATTCTGCAAGTAAAGCAGCTTCTGACCACTTGGTAAGAGCTTACGGAAATACGTATGGAATGCCGTTTATTTTATCGAATTGCTCCAACAATTACGGCCCGAATCACTTCCCTGAGAAATTGATCCCGCTTTGTATTTCTAACATTATCAATGAAAAACCATTGCCAATTTATGGTGACGGAAAATATACAAGAGATTGGTTATTTGTCATCGATCATGCAAAAGCGATTCATCAGATTTTTAATGAATCAAAAACCGGAGAAACATATAACATTGGAGGCTTCAATGAGTGGCAAAATATTGATTTGGTGAAAGAATTAATCAAGCAGATGGATGAAAAGCTTGGTAATCCAGCAGGTCATTCAGAAAAATTAATCACTTATGTGAAGGACAGACCGGGTCACGATAAACGTTACGCAATTGATGCTACAAAACTGAATAAAGATCTTGGCTGGAAACCGTCTGTTACTTTTGAACAAGGTTTAGGAAAAACAATTGATTGGTTCTTAGACAATAAAGAATGGCTTGAGAATGTGACGAGTGGAGATTACCAGAAATATTACAACGAACAGTATAATTAA
- a CDS encoding sugar 3,4-ketoisomerase, translating to MNKPTYFNLDKIGSSSLGFITVAESLKNVPFEVKRVYWTYYTPQDVIRGGHAHKNLEQLIFAVAGTIRFNTEDQDGNKEEFILDSPSVGLYLPKLIWRDIKFSHNAVLLCLASELYDENDYFRDFQDYKNFKP from the coding sequence ATGAACAAACCCACCTATTTCAATTTAGATAAAATCGGAAGCTCTTCTTTAGGATTCATCACCGTTGCCGAGAGCCTTAAGAATGTTCCTTTCGAAGTGAAGCGTGTGTATTGGACGTATTACACACCACAAGATGTTATACGAGGAGGTCATGCACACAAAAATCTGGAACAATTGATCTTTGCTGTAGCAGGAACTATTCGTTTCAATACAGAAGATCAGGATGGAAATAAAGAAGAATTTATTTTAGATTCCCCATCGGTAGGTCTTTACCTTCCGAAATTAATCTGGAGAGATATCAAATTTTCTCACAATGCAGTACTCCTATGTCTTGCTTCTGAGCTTTACGATGAAAATGATTATTTCAGAGATTTTCAAGATTATAAAAATTTCAAACCATGA
- a CDS encoding glycosyltransferase family A protein: protein MSQSLRKKLAIVIPYYKIDFFEETIKSVAAQSNSDFALYIGNDKSQNDPLPIISKYLQEEDYHYFNYTDNLGGENPALQWERILNEINEEWFQVLGDDDIIADNFVQEFYNSLPYLEEKQINSIKFVHEWIDENNETLEVCDYHTDILDSIDFVVRKYRGEIKSSLSENIFKTKMYRQYGFEKIPLAWGSDEIAILTFADYKKIFYNRNTKVGVRISAQSISGNEELDGKKEYAKNIFREKLLIRHSAHFPKVFVKHLIREYLAYCKEFKTKANNQVVFSTFTKMGIFRSMKFLFTIFSINKA, encoded by the coding sequence ATGTCCCAAAGCCTCCGAAAAAAATTAGCTATTGTAATTCCTTACTACAAAATTGATTTCTTTGAAGAAACCATTAAGTCAGTAGCAGCACAGAGCAACAGTGATTTCGCCCTTTACATCGGGAATGATAAGAGCCAGAACGACCCGCTTCCTATTATCAGCAAATATCTTCAAGAAGAAGATTATCATTATTTCAATTATACCGATAATCTGGGTGGTGAAAATCCCGCATTACAGTGGGAAAGAATTCTGAATGAAATCAATGAAGAATGGTTTCAGGTATTGGGTGATGACGATATCATTGCAGATAACTTTGTTCAGGAATTTTACAACAGTCTGCCTTATCTTGAAGAAAAACAGATAAACTCCATCAAATTTGTTCACGAGTGGATTGACGAAAACAATGAAACTTTAGAAGTATGTGATTACCATACCGACATTCTGGATTCTATAGATTTCGTAGTGAGAAAATATCGCGGCGAAATAAAAAGCAGTCTCTCTGAAAATATATTTAAGACCAAAATGTATCGCCAATACGGTTTCGAGAAAATACCATTAGCTTGGGGGTCTGATGAGATTGCGATCCTTACTTTTGCAGATTACAAAAAAATATTTTATAACCGCAACACAAAAGTAGGAGTCAGAATATCGGCTCAAAGTATCTCCGGAAATGAAGAACTAGATGGCAAGAAAGAGTACGCCAAAAACATTTTCCGTGAAAAACTGCTTATCAGGCATTCTGCTCACTTTCCGAAGGTTTTTGTCAAGCATCTGATCAGAGAATACCTTGCATACTGTAAAGAATTCAAAACAAAGGCAAATAATCAGGTTGTTTTTTCAACATTTACAAAAATGGGAATCTTCCGCTCCATGAAATTTCTGTTCACCATCTTTTCTATCAATAAGGCCTAG
- the rimP gene encoding ribosome assembly cofactor RimP has protein sequence MEFRKNIETLLSTFLETREDLFLIDLKISAADDVTVILDGDNGVTLQDCLDASRAIEFNADRDEHDFSLQVMSAGLSEPLATPRQFNKNLGREIEVMLADSTTIEGELAKVDDEKITLILRYRKPKDIGKGKVDVEEEKEILYSEIKKALVVVKF, from the coding sequence ATGGAGTTTAGAAAAAATATTGAAACATTATTAAGTACTTTCCTTGAGACAAGAGAGGATTTATTTCTTATTGATTTAAAGATTTCTGCAGCAGATGATGTTACTGTGATTTTAGACGGTGATAATGGGGTGACTTTACAAGATTGTCTTGATGCAAGCCGCGCCATAGAATTCAATGCAGATCGTGATGAGCATGATTTCAGCCTTCAGGTAATGTCAGCAGGGTTGAGCGAACCTTTGGCAACGCCGAGACAGTTTAACAAAAACTTAGGAAGAGAAATCGAAGTAATGCTGGCGGATTCTACAACAATAGAAGGTGAGCTGGCTAAAGTAGACGACGAAAAAATCACACTGATTCTTCGTTACCGAAAACCGAAAGATATAGGTAAAGGTAAAGTTGATGTGGAAGAGGAAAAAGAAATTTTGTACTCTGAGATTAAAAAAGCGTTGGTAGTAGTTAAATTTTAA
- the rfbA gene encoding glucose-1-phosphate thymidylyltransferase RfbA: protein MKGIILAGGSGTRLYPLTIAVSKQLMPVYDKPMIYYPLSTLLLAGIKDILIITTPHDQAGFIKLLGDGSQIGCNIEYIVQPSPDGLAQAFILGDQFIGDDSAALVLGDNIFYGSEMGTLLKNKTNPDGGVVFAYHVADPERYGVVEFDKNLKAVSIEEKPTHPKSNYAVPGLYFYDNEVVEIAKNIQPSPRGELEITDINNVYLQKGKLEVGVLDRGTAWLDTGTFDSLNDASEFVRVIEKRQDFKIGCIEEIAFRNGFINEEKLLETALKYGKSGYGEYLKKLVL from the coding sequence ATGAAAGGAATAATATTAGCCGGAGGATCCGGAACAAGACTCTACCCTCTTACAATTGCAGTAAGCAAGCAACTGATGCCGGTTTACGACAAGCCAATGATTTATTATCCTCTATCAACTCTATTGTTAGCAGGGATTAAAGATATTTTAATTATTACCACACCACACGATCAAGCTGGCTTTATCAAGCTTTTGGGTGACGGTTCTCAAATTGGGTGCAACATTGAATATATAGTTCAACCGAGCCCGGATGGTCTTGCGCAAGCGTTCATTTTAGGTGACCAATTTATCGGAGATGATTCTGCAGCTTTAGTTTTAGGAGACAATATTTTCTATGGCTCTGAGATGGGCACTTTGCTAAAAAACAAAACCAATCCTGATGGAGGTGTTGTTTTTGCCTACCATGTTGCCGATCCTGAAAGATATGGTGTCGTAGAATTTGACAAAAACTTAAAGGCCGTTTCTATTGAAGAAAAACCTACTCATCCAAAATCAAATTACGCTGTTCCGGGATTGTATTTTTATGATAACGAAGTGGTAGAAATCGCTAAAAACATACAACCTTCCCCAAGAGGCGAACTGGAAATCACCGACATCAACAATGTCTATTTACAGAAAGGCAAATTGGAAGTTGGAGTTCTTGACAGAGGAACCGCTTGGTTAGACACAGGAACTTTTGATTCTCTAAACGACGCTTCAGAATTCGTAAGGGTCATTGAAAAAAGACAAGATTTCAAAATAGGATGCATCGAAGAGATTGCTTTCAGAAACGGATTCATCAATGAAGAAAAACTGCTTGAAACTGCTCTAAAATATGGAAAAAGCGGGTATGGTGAATATTTGAAAAAACTTGTTCTTTAA
- a CDS encoding DegT/DnrJ/EryC1/StrS family aminotransferase encodes MIKFLDLQKINLQYQQEIEEQLLDVFRSGWYLLGEKVKTFEENLSKYIGSTHAIGVANGLDALRLILRAYIEMGTMSPGDEVIVPSNTYIASILAISDNGLIPVMVEPEFETYNIDISKIEEKITAKTKAVMIVHLQGRIIFSEKLTDLAKKHGLKIVEDNAQAIGAEFKGRKSGNLGDAAGFSFYPGKNLGALGDAGAVTTNDAELAQTIRTLANYGSGQKYVNIYKGLNSRLDEIQSAVLDVKLKYIDQENTIRREIAKKYNTEINNPLIILPEHPENEHEHVWHVYVIRTSKRDSLQQYLNENGIQTIIHYPIPPHHQEAYKEFSNLSFPISEKIHNEVLSLPISPVMEIEEVEKIIQCINQFQ; translated from the coding sequence ATGATTAAATTTCTAGACCTTCAAAAAATCAATTTGCAGTACCAGCAAGAAATTGAAGAGCAACTGCTTGATGTTTTCCGATCAGGTTGGTATCTATTAGGCGAAAAAGTAAAAACATTTGAAGAAAATCTGTCAAAATATATCGGTAGTACTCATGCCATAGGTGTTGCTAACGGCTTAGATGCTTTACGCCTTATCCTTCGTGCATATATTGAAATGGGAACCATGTCGCCTGGCGACGAAGTGATTGTTCCTTCAAACACCTACATTGCTTCAATTCTCGCTATTTCAGATAACGGATTAATTCCCGTAATGGTAGAGCCTGAATTTGAAACATATAATATTGACATTTCAAAAATTGAAGAAAAAATCACTGCTAAAACCAAGGCGGTGATGATTGTGCATTTGCAGGGAAGAATTATATTTTCAGAAAAGCTAACTGATCTTGCAAAAAAACACGGTTTAAAAATTGTTGAGGATAATGCACAAGCCATAGGTGCAGAATTTAAAGGCAGAAAGTCAGGAAACTTGGGAGACGCAGCTGGATTTAGTTTTTATCCCGGTAAAAATCTTGGTGCCCTGGGTGATGCCGGTGCTGTAACCACGAACGATGCTGAGCTTGCTCAAACGATAAGAACATTGGCCAACTACGGATCCGGACAAAAATATGTCAACATCTACAAAGGACTTAACTCAAGATTAGACGAAATTCAGTCCGCTGTTTTAGATGTAAAATTAAAATACATCGATCAAGAAAACACGATAAGACGAGAAATTGCAAAGAAATACAATACAGAAATAAATAACCCTCTGATTATTCTGCCAGAACATCCTGAAAATGAACATGAACACGTGTGGCATGTATATGTCATCCGAACATCAAAAAGAGATTCTCTTCAACAGTATCTTAATGAAAACGGTATACAAACCATTATTCATTATCCTATTCCCCCACACCATCAAGAGGCTTATAAAGAGTTTTCAAATCTTTCTTTTCCTATTTCAGAAAAGATTCACAACGAGGTATTAAGCTTGCCCATAAGCCCTGTCATGGAAATAGAGGAAGTTGAAAAAATTATTCAATGTATCAATCAATTTCAGTAA
- a CDS encoding acyltransferase: protein MIHPLADIQSKNIGEGTSIWQFCVILKNAKIGRNCNINCHVLIENEAIIGDNVTIKPGVQIWDGVTLENNVFIGPNVTFTNDLFPKSKNIHFVLKNTLVKKGASIGANATLLAGITIGENSLIGAGSVVTKDVPDNEIWVGNPAKFLKKNNHD from the coding sequence ATGATTCATCCCTTAGCTGATATTCAATCAAAAAACATTGGTGAAGGAACATCCATCTGGCAGTTTTGCGTTATTTTAAAAAATGCAAAAATTGGCAGAAACTGTAACATCAACTGCCATGTACTTATTGAAAACGAAGCCATTATAGGCGACAACGTTACTATTAAGCCAGGAGTTCAGATATGGGACGGGGTTACTCTTGAGAATAATGTTTTCATTGGCCCGAACGTTACGTTCACCAACGACTTATTTCCAAAATCTAAAAACATCCACTTTGTTTTAAAAAATACTCTGGTAAAAAAAGGAGCATCTATTGGTGCAAATGCTACTCTTCTAGCGGGTATAACTATTGGTGAGAACTCACTCATAGGCGCCGGAAGTGTGGTCACTAAAGATGTTCCGGATAATGAAATATGGGTAGGAAATCCTGCCAAATTTTTAAAGAAAAATAACCATGATTAA